A single window of Treponema denticola ATCC 35405 DNA harbors:
- the dnaN gene encoding DNA polymerase III subunit beta: MKISFDRDTLLKEISIAQEIIATKTALTILSNVLLSVKDGSLTIKATDIKVSFETKIPVNIIEEGSTTVFCDKFAGILSSLPAGEVEIEQKDQKLTIKSVVKKAKFQLKTIPENDFPAFTEPTNVNFFNIPTKEFKEMIHQTIFSVSDDETRYFMNGVYIENKEDTLYFIATDGRRLAHIKKNFGIPIPEFKGVIVPPKILNIINKRASDEGNIEVGIGEKNIFFNFNSYKFSSVLIDGQFPNYERVIPENQNLSFEVSRTEFIEALKRVSLLVELKTRRIFLNILPGSLIISSQENEIGSAREEIPCKYDGQEVMLALNYVYIEDPLKTITSDRIKVEFTEAMKAITLKPEPEEDFFHIIMPMQTE, encoded by the coding sequence ATGAAAATAAGTTTTGACAGAGACACTCTTTTAAAAGAAATATCCATCGCTCAGGAAATTATCGCTACAAAAACGGCTTTAACGATTCTCTCAAATGTATTGCTATCTGTTAAAGACGGAAGCCTTACTATAAAGGCCACCGACATAAAAGTAAGTTTTGAAACAAAAATACCCGTAAACATAATAGAAGAAGGCTCAACAACTGTTTTTTGCGATAAATTCGCAGGTATTCTTTCATCTTTGCCAGCAGGCGAAGTAGAAATAGAACAAAAAGACCAAAAACTCACGATAAAATCGGTAGTAAAAAAGGCAAAATTTCAACTTAAAACAATACCTGAAAACGACTTTCCTGCCTTTACAGAACCCACAAATGTAAACTTCTTTAATATTCCCACAAAAGAATTTAAAGAAATGATTCATCAAACTATTTTTTCGGTTTCAGATGATGAAACACGCTATTTTATGAATGGTGTTTATATCGAAAACAAAGAAGATACCTTATATTTTATTGCAACCGACGGAAGGCGTCTTGCTCATATTAAGAAAAATTTCGGAATACCTATTCCCGAATTTAAAGGAGTAATTGTTCCTCCTAAAATTTTAAACATAATCAATAAAAGAGCATCTGATGAAGGAAATATAGAAGTTGGAATCGGTGAAAAAAACATATTCTTTAATTTTAATTCTTATAAATTCTCTTCTGTTTTGATTGACGGTCAATTTCCCAATTATGAAAGAGTAATCCCTGAAAATCAGAACCTTTCTTTTGAAGTTTCAAGAACGGAATTTATAGAAGCTTTAAAACGAGTTTCTCTTTTGGTAGAATTAAAAACAAGAAGAATATTTTTAAACATTCTTCCCGGTTCTCTTATTATTTCTTCTCAAGAAAATGAAATAGGAAGTGCACGCGAAGAAATTCCTTGTAAATACGACGGTCAAGAAGTTATGCTGGCCTTAAACTATGTTTATATAGAAGATCCTTTAAAGACCATCACTTCAGACAGAATAAAGGTAGAATTTACCGAAGCTATGAAAGCTATAACATTAAAACCTGAACCTGAAGAAGACTTTTTCCATATAATAATGCCTATGCAGACGGAGTAA
- a CDS encoding O-acetyl-ADP-ribose deacetylase — translation MENTSTLIEIINADITKLKVDAIVNAANTTLLGGSGVDGAIHAAAGPELLEECRTLKGCKTGKAKITGAYKLPSKYIIHTPGPVYENGKNGEPELLANSYRSCLNLAFEYGCKSIAFPCISTGVYGYPKEEAAKIALNEISAFLKEHKDCMKVFIVCFGKENEEIYKKLMEKNYTT, via the coding sequence ATGGAAAATACAAGTACTTTAATAGAAATAATAAATGCCGATATTACAAAATTAAAAGTAGATGCTATCGTAAACGCTGCAAATACTACTCTTTTAGGCGGAAGCGGTGTTGACGGGGCTATTCATGCCGCTGCAGGCCCTGAATTATTGGAAGAATGTAGAACCTTAAAGGGCTGTAAAACAGGGAAAGCTAAGATAACAGGAGCCTATAAACTTCCTTCAAAATATATAATTCACACTCCCGGCCCTGTTTATGAGAACGGAAAAAACGGAGAACCTGAACTTTTAGCGAATTCTTATAGGTCTTGTTTGAATTTAGCTTTTGAATATGGTTGTAAATCCATCGCTTTTCCCTGTATAAGTACCGGAGTTTACGGTTATCCTAAAGAAGAAGCTGCAAAAATAGCCTTAAATGAAATTTCCGCATTTTTAAAAGAACATAAGGATTGTATGAAAGTTTTTATCGTCTGCTTTGGAAAGGAAAATGAGGAGATTTATAAAAAATTAATGGAAAAAAATTATACTACATAA
- a CDS encoding class I SAM-dependent methyltransferase — protein sequence MNTVSIEKAAELCIEHNIISGFFSKPAKKDSHIQKIKLRKIMLKNQEQYQLEIFEAAKVFHKNLLPQNLQKELEGLFFEFKIAEFNSSNNQLIFLQNNKGVIHFKTKPIKKEKLLKKGNASINESFEHNKQKEYILSTSKMPLFLKKLNFFTDDGKIIQSKYHKFRQINKYLEFIKSVLPELKDILKEKEKLQIVDFGCGKAYLSFALYYYLNEIEKLPVRICGLDLKEDVIDFCNKLSRECRFANLTFEVGDIGRFKFDTPPDMVISLHACDTATDLAIAKAVKSNTKIIFAVPCCQHELNTQIRKNKEKIIKSLSPILDYGIITEKFASLLTDTIRGKLLESEGYKVSVEEFIETEHTPKNILIKAVKLDNKAKNKTLLIEKAKKEFKEIKQAFLIEPCLEKLLSENQI from the coding sequence ATGAATACAGTATCAATAGAAAAAGCAGCGGAACTTTGTATTGAGCATAATATTATTTCAGGTTTTTTTTCAAAGCCGGCAAAAAAAGATTCGCATATTCAAAAAATAAAATTAAGAAAAATAATGTTAAAAAATCAAGAACAATATCAATTAGAAATCTTTGAAGCCGCAAAGGTTTTTCATAAAAATCTTTTACCTCAAAATCTTCAAAAAGAACTTGAAGGTCTTTTTTTTGAATTTAAGATTGCAGAATTTAACTCTTCAAATAATCAACTTATTTTTTTGCAAAATAATAAAGGGGTTATTCATTTCAAGACAAAACCGATAAAAAAAGAAAAACTTTTAAAGAAAGGGAATGCATCGATAAACGAAAGTTTTGAACACAATAAACAAAAAGAATATATTTTAAGCACTTCCAAGATGCCGCTCTTTTTAAAAAAACTTAACTTTTTTACCGATGACGGAAAGATTATTCAAAGCAAATACCATAAATTTCGGCAGATAAATAAATATCTGGAATTTATAAAATCCGTTCTTCCTGAACTAAAAGATATTTTAAAAGAAAAGGAAAAACTGCAAATTGTGGATTTCGGCTGTGGGAAGGCCTATTTAAGCTTTGCCCTTTATTATTATTTAAATGAAATTGAAAAATTACCCGTTAGAATATGCGGCTTGGATCTAAAAGAAGATGTAATAGATTTTTGTAATAAATTAAGCCGGGAATGCCGTTTCGCCAATCTTACCTTTGAAGTCGGAGATATAGGCCGCTTTAAGTTTGATACGCCGCCGGATATGGTAATAAGCCTCCATGCCTGCGATACGGCAACGGATTTAGCTATAGCCAAGGCTGTCAAAAGCAATACAAAAATAATATTCGCAGTTCCCTGCTGCCAGCATGAGCTTAACACTCAAATTCGTAAAAATAAGGAGAAGATAATAAAGTCGCTATCCCCGATACTTGATTACGGCATTATTACCGAAAAATTTGCATCCTTGCTTACGGATACGATTAGAGGAAAATTACTGGAATCGGAAGGATATAAGGTAAGCGTTGAGGAATTTATTGAAACTGAACATACACCTAAAAACATCTTAATCAAGGCAGTAAAGCTTGATAATAAGGCAAAAAATAAAACGCTACTTATTGAAAAAGCAAAAAAAGAATTTAAAGAGATAAAACAAGCTTTTTTAATTGAACCTTGTCTAGAAAAACTTTTAAGTGAAAACCAAATATGA
- a CDS encoding type II toxin-antitoxin system Phd/YefM family antitoxin has product MITAMTITEARKKITSLEDTMDYDDTISITNHGKEIFALIKWDTYESICETLEILSDEELSKNLAIGVQQIKENNLLDFDSFKKSLSCTQ; this is encoded by the coding sequence ATGATTACGGCAATGACAATTACAGAGGCGAGAAAGAAAATAACCTCGCTTGAAGATACAATGGATTATGATGATACTATTTCTATAACCAATCATGGGAAGGAAATTTTTGCTCTAATAAAATGGGATACATATGAGAGTATTTGTGAGACTTTAGAAATTTTATCGGATGAAGAACTTTCAAAAAATCTTGCTATTGGTGTTCAACAGATTAAAGAAAATAATTTGTTGGATTTCGATTCATTTAAAAAAAGTCTTTCATGTACACAATAA
- a CDS encoding ribbon-helix-helix domain-containing protein — translation MPLLQVRECPEDIYRKITYAAKSENRTIAQQIIVLLEKALRQIVLS, via the coding sequence ATGCCGTTATTGCAAGTAAGAGAATGTCCTGAAGATATTTATAGAAAAATTACTTATGCCGCAAAGAGTGAAAATAGAACTATTGCACAGCAAATCATTGTTTTACTTGAAAAAGCCTTGAGGCAAATTGTATTAAGTTAA
- a CDS encoding methylated-DNA--[protein]-cysteine S-methyltransferase, with translation MVYEYFDSPIGKILIISDNSGLKELRFIKKESITNLAEQTQDNFTKAAQICKQAKEELQKYFEGRLKQFTVQLSPEGTNFQKSVWKELCKIPYGKTLSYKQIAENLNNPKSCRAVGNANGKNPIPIIIPCHRVICTGGKLGGFSAGLDRKRFLLYLEQKECQIELIPFVDNL, from the coding sequence ATGGTATACGAATATTTTGATAGTCCGATTGGAAAGATACTAATTATTTCAGATAATTCAGGTCTAAAAGAATTAAGATTTATAAAAAAAGAATCCATTACAAATCTAGCTGAACAAACTCAAGATAATTTTACAAAAGCCGCACAAATATGCAAACAGGCCAAAGAAGAATTACAAAAATACTTTGAAGGAAGATTAAAACAATTTACGGTACAGCTTTCTCCTGAAGGTACGAATTTTCAAAAATCCGTGTGGAAAGAGCTTTGTAAAATTCCCTATGGAAAGACTCTATCCTATAAACAGATAGCAGAAAATTTAAACAATCCTAAATCTTGCCGAGCCGTAGGAAACGCTAACGGAAAAAATCCTATCCCGATTATAATTCCATGTCATAGGGTAATCTGCACTGGCGGAAAATTAGGCGGTTTTTCCGCAGGTCTGGATCGCAAAAGATTTCTTTTATACCTTGAGCAAAAAGAATGCCAAATCGAATTAATTCCGTTTGTGGATAACTTGTGA
- the recF gene encoding DNA replication/repair protein RecF (All proteins in this family for which functions are known are DNA-binding proteins that assist the filamentation of RecA onto DNA for the initiation of recombination or recombinational repair.) — translation MPFLSASFYNFRNLENATVDISSPEVFLVGKNGQGKTNFLEALYVSSYGTSFRTRSLAQICTKDEKEFSIRALYKESDNISHTISIIIQDKKKDIQKNFKKIKNSKELISTIPCILFHGDDIEFAVGTPSRKRFFIDQSVSLCNSDFIEVLVKYSKALKSRNVILEQKKASLLDSIDEIFASLALLITNERKNIVEEYAKHFSLIYEEISGVSGVEMVYRPSVKVESEEDLLILLAEKRQNDLIDRTSSTGPHRDRIHFIKDKKPFTERASNGQRRLISLVLRMIQAKIYSEKTGRKPIFLMDDILLELDPEKRQKFMELLPPYEQLFCTFLPGEPYKNYQKENTKIFFVEDGKFSVERG, via the coding sequence GTGCCCTTTCTTTCCGCCTCTTTCTATAATTTTAGAAATCTGGAAAATGCTACAGTAGATATTTCTTCCCCTGAAGTTTTTTTAGTAGGAAAAAACGGACAGGGGAAGACTAATTTTTTAGAAGCTCTCTATGTTTCTTCTTATGGAACTTCATTTAGAACTCGCTCTTTAGCTCAGATATGTACAAAAGATGAAAAAGAATTTAGTATAAGGGCTCTTTATAAAGAAAGCGATAATATAAGTCATACTATTTCGATAATAATTCAAGATAAAAAAAAAGATATTCAAAAGAATTTTAAAAAAATTAAAAATTCTAAGGAATTGATAAGCACTATTCCATGTATTTTGTTTCATGGGGACGATATAGAATTTGCCGTTGGAACTCCTTCAAGGAAGAGGTTTTTTATAGATCAATCGGTTTCGCTGTGTAATTCCGACTTTATAGAAGTTTTAGTAAAATATTCAAAGGCCTTAAAATCAAGAAATGTAATTTTGGAACAAAAAAAAGCTTCTCTTTTAGATTCTATAGATGAAATTTTTGCTTCCCTTGCTCTTTTAATCACAAATGAAAGAAAAAATATTGTAGAGGAGTATGCAAAGCATTTTTCTTTAATCTATGAGGAAATAAGCGGTGTTTCCGGTGTAGAAATGGTTTATCGCCCTTCGGTTAAGGTAGAAAGTGAAGAAGATTTGCTTATCTTGCTTGCAGAAAAACGCCAAAACGATTTGATTGATAGGACGAGCTCTACAGGTCCGCACCGCGACCGCATTCATTTTATAAAGGATAAAAAACCCTTTACCGAAAGAGCCTCAAACGGCCAAAGGCGGCTTATCTCCCTTGTTTTAAGAATGATTCAAGCCAAAATCTATTCCGAAAAAACCGGCCGAAAACCTATTTTTCTGATGGACGATATTCTTTTAGAACTCGACCCCGAAAAACGCCAAAAGTTCATGGAGCTCCTGCCCCCCTACGAACAACTCTTTTGCACCTTCCTCCCCGGCGAACCCTACAAAAACTACCAAAAAGAAAACACCAAAATATTTTTCGTTGAAGATGGAAAGTTTAGTGTGGAGAGGGGGTAG
- a CDS encoding GNAT family N-acetyltransferase: protein MSDTRIINISKIIANDCYEISKSFEEQQWQKPIEQYIQYMDDQNNGLIDVLLAKDNNKFAGYCIIQWKSEYTFFYKNDIPEIKDLNVLKKYQRKGIATALMEEAERRIFYKSNLCGLQVGLTNDYGKAHQLYIKRGYVPDGNGLIYKNINVKYNERVVVDDDLTIALLKAKKEN from the coding sequence ATGAGTGATACAAGAATTATTAATATTTCTAAAATAATAGCAAATGACTGTTATGAAATTTCAAAAAGCTTTGAAGAACAACAATGGCAAAAACCAATTGAGCAATATATCCAATACATGGATGATCAAAACAATGGTTTAATTGATGTTCTATTGGCTAAAGATAATAATAAATTTGCAGGATATTGTATAATTCAATGGAAGTCAGAATACACATTCTTTTATAAAAATGATATTCCTGAAATAAAAGATTTGAATGTCTTAAAAAAGTACCAAAGAAAGGGAATTGCTACGGCATTAATGGAAGAAGCGGAAAGACGAATATTTTATAAGAGTAATTTATGCGGTCTTCAAGTTGGTTTAACAAATGATTATGGAAAAGCTCATCAACTGTATATAAAAAGAGGATATGTCCCTGATGGAAACGGATTAATTTATAAAAACATAAATGTAAAATACAATGAGAGGGTTGTTGTAGATGATGATCTTACTATTGCATTGTTAAAAGCAAAAAAGGAGAACTAA
- a CDS encoding ATP-binding protein: MRIKVQKAASLFFPNTSLEFVYFEAIANSIDANASRVIINIELEKFSEEKNLLISIEDNGEGFIDRNFEKFCSILDTEDKQHKGIGRLVYLNYFSNIKIESIFSNKKRVFIFNDFFDGANELSDTIQENKTILSFEGYKKDKIGKYDYIIPESIKESIIYHFLPKLYSMKIKNNIFHLSINLKTHDDNTERGFYTHSVEFDLNDLPVLKEKTINDSTSLFSYFKLMYSIEHVYTDQSVISAICADNRTIPMELITNKDFPFGYKMVFILYSDNFDGKTDNARGALELDNKTINYVRQVFLKLVAEVIQEEIPSIVKQNKAVEIKLENDYPHLDGYINTETIGLVDKDSIIEEAQMKFFNEQKELLEASDLSDEQYKKSLEFSSRILMEYILYRTKIISKLKKIDKNNNESEIHDLIVPRKKEYNKDNLIEDIYQNNAWVLDDKYMTYSKVLSDKEIEDIYNTLSISSTHVYSHKDNGRPDITIIFSNDPKKFTAVDVVIIEFKKLGLKLAYKEEIISQLKQRARRLLEFYPNKIQRIWFYGIIDFDKEFKASLIESGFTKLFSNGELFYKSQDIVINPETEQIKIADIFLLSYDAMLDDAESRNETFLRILKQGIKRPVSESQSTL, from the coding sequence ATGCGTATTAAAGTACAGAAAGCAGCATCTCTATTTTTCCCAAATACATCATTAGAATTTGTATATTTTGAGGCTATAGCTAATTCTATAGATGCAAATGCAAGTAGAGTTATAATTAATATAGAACTTGAAAAATTTTCAGAAGAAAAAAACTTATTAATTTCAATAGAGGATAACGGTGAAGGTTTTATTGATAGAAATTTTGAGAAATTTTGTAGCATATTAGATACAGAAGATAAACAACACAAAGGTATTGGAAGGTTAGTTTATTTAAACTATTTTTCTAATATAAAAATAGAGAGTATATTTTCTAATAAGAAACGTGTTTTTATTTTTAATGATTTTTTTGATGGAGCAAATGAATTATCTGATACAATTCAAGAAAATAAAACTATTCTGTCTTTTGAAGGATATAAAAAAGATAAGATTGGAAAATATGATTATATAATCCCAGAATCTATAAAAGAATCAATTATTTATCATTTTTTACCAAAATTATATTCGATGAAAATAAAAAATAACATTTTTCATTTGTCAATCAATCTTAAAACACATGATGATAATACTGAAAGAGGTTTTTATACACATTCAGTAGAATTTGATTTAAATGATTTACCTGTTTTAAAGGAAAAAACTATTAATGATAGTACATCATTATTTAGCTATTTTAAATTGATGTATTCAATTGAACATGTTTATACTGATCAATCTGTAATAAGTGCTATTTGTGCCGATAATAGAACTATCCCAATGGAATTAATAACAAATAAAGATTTTCCTTTTGGATATAAAATGGTTTTTATTCTTTATTCTGATAATTTTGATGGTAAAACTGATAATGCAAGAGGTGCATTAGAACTTGATAATAAAACGATTAATTATGTAAGACAAGTGTTCTTAAAGCTAGTTGCTGAGGTTATTCAAGAAGAAATACCAAGCATAGTAAAACAAAATAAAGCTGTTGAAATAAAATTGGAAAATGATTATCCACATCTTGATGGATATATTAATACTGAAACAATTGGCCTTGTAGATAAAGATAGTATAATTGAAGAAGCTCAAATGAAATTTTTTAATGAACAGAAAGAATTACTTGAAGCTTCTGATTTATCTGATGAGCAATACAAAAAATCATTAGAATTTTCATCTAGAATTTTAATGGAATATATTCTTTACAGAACTAAAATAATATCAAAATTAAAAAAAATAGATAAAAATAATAATGAGTCAGAAATACATGATCTAATTGTTCCAAGAAAAAAGGAATACAATAAAGATAATTTGATTGAAGATATTTATCAAAACAATGCTTGGGTATTAGATGATAAATATATGACCTATAGTAAAGTGTTAAGTGATAAAGAAATAGAAGATATTTATAATACATTATCTATTAGTAGTACTCATGTTTATTCTCATAAAGATAATGGAAGACCAGATATTACTATTATTTTTTCAAATGATCCTAAAAAATTTACTGCTGTTGATGTAGTAATTATTGAATTTAAGAAATTAGGTTTAAAATTGGCTTATAAGGAAGAAATTATAAGTCAATTAAAACAAAGAGCTAGAAGGCTCTTAGAATTTTATCCAAATAAAATACAACGGATTTGGTTTTATGGTATTATTGATTTTGATAAGGAATTTAAGGCATCGCTAATAGAAAGTGGATTCACGAAGTTGTTTTCAAATGGAGAATTATTTTATAAAAGTCAGGATATAGTTATTAATCCAGAAACAGAACAAATTAAGATTGCAGATATTTTTTTACTTTCTTATGATGCAATGCTTGATGATGCAGAATCAAGGAATGAGACATTTTTAAGAATATTAAAACAAGGAATCAAACGACCAGTATCAGAAAGCCAATCCACGCTTTAA
- a CDS encoding DNA methyltransferase gives MKQQFKSIYFPSYYQNKQGKSITISFSNKEKDLFLLFSNKTNNEIRTLINVLYLENLIDYAKAENRNLSQYIKYHISEKLNKCIYGDMTFRTSKDIPFQRWYNYSEGYSIDFVNSILEKYFSDSKILYEPFAGTGTTIFACNNFNKDCYYSEVNPIMAYQIQAKLEFFRLSPKNKEMLLEDVEIFKNNFQHLILLQEDAELKKNYYRVFEKSIYFTDISFSFILKVKSIIKKIEDENPLLAKVLTITMISCLMHISLLKKSGDVRFKTKKELEKEDIHPIEVFNNHFRIIVEDIISYNESFKINATQILFNSKKIEYMKNIQFDGIITSPPYLNGTNYIRNTKLELWFMEFLKTKDDLRFFRDEIITSGINDVILSNRNKNLKGISKLLDKTINNLKSNSYDNRIPVMAEHYFYDMYKTFLSIREYLKPNGKIAIDIGDSIFGGVHIPTDLILIEILLTLEYKLIDSVKLRERRSRSGETIKQILLIFTNNSKQDIKKKEDVYVPKWEEKWSFFKNNIPYQKIPYSKKNWGNKLHSLCSYQGKLKPSIAHFLVNTFVPENGSILDPFSGVGTIPFEARLNNKYSFSFDISLPAYYISAAKLGKIDKNTLKNKIINLDNYIKNNSLNSIELEKYNDFGFNGKIPLFYEPNTYKEIILARKYFQENLPNDTHDFFIISAILHILHGNRPYALSRRSHPIVPYSPTGEFVYKNLIEHLTNKIDKDIEDYPKNDFLGHAYLQDSTKFWPTNINNLDAIITSPPFFDSTRFYLANWIRLWFCGWEVNDFQTKPHSFIDERQKFSFSVYESFFMQSRERLSKHGVLVLHLGKSKKCDMAECLIKTANKWFSKYDLFTEDVSHCQNFGIKDIGTVDKHQFLILR, from the coding sequence ATGAAACAACAATTTAAATCTATATACTTTCCTTCATACTACCAAAATAAACAAGGAAAAAGTATTACAATTTCTTTCTCAAATAAAGAAAAAGATTTATTTTTATTATTTTCCAATAAAACAAATAATGAAATTAGAACCTTAATAAATGTACTATATTTAGAAAATTTAATTGACTATGCTAAAGCTGAAAATAGAAATTTAAGCCAATATATAAAATATCATATTTCAGAAAAATTAAATAAATGCATTTATGGAGATATGACATTCAGAACAAGTAAAGATATACCTTTTCAACGATGGTATAATTACTCAGAAGGTTATTCTATTGATTTTGTAAATAGTATTTTAGAAAAATATTTTTCTGATTCTAAAATACTATATGAACCCTTTGCAGGAACAGGAACAACAATTTTTGCTTGTAATAATTTCAATAAAGATTGTTATTATTCTGAGGTAAACCCAATAATGGCATATCAAATTCAAGCAAAGTTAGAGTTTTTTAGACTATCACCCAAAAATAAAGAAATGCTTTTAGAAGATGTAGAGATTTTTAAAAATAATTTTCAGCACCTTATTTTACTGCAAGAAGATGCTGAACTTAAAAAAAATTATTATCGTGTATTTGAAAAAAGTATCTATTTTACAGATATATCTTTTTCCTTTATTTTAAAGGTAAAATCAATTATCAAAAAAATTGAAGATGAGAATCCTTTACTTGCTAAAGTTTTAACAATCACTATGATTTCTTGTTTAATGCATATCTCTTTATTAAAAAAATCGGGAGATGTTAGATTTAAAACAAAAAAAGAATTAGAAAAGGAAGATATTCATCCAATAGAAGTGTTTAACAATCATTTTAGAATTATCGTAGAAGATATAATATCTTATAATGAAAGTTTCAAAATAAATGCAACACAAATATTATTTAATTCAAAAAAAATAGAATATATGAAAAATATTCAATTTGATGGTATTATTACAAGTCCGCCATATTTAAATGGAACAAACTATATTAGAAATACTAAATTAGAACTTTGGTTTATGGAATTTTTAAAAACTAAAGACGATTTACGCTTTTTTAGAGACGAAATAATAACTAGTGGAATAAATGATGTTATATTATCTAATCGAAACAAGAATTTAAAAGGAATTTCAAAATTATTGGATAAAACGATTAATAATTTAAAATCTAATTCTTATGATAATAGAATTCCTGTAATGGCTGAACATTATTTTTATGATATGTATAAAACTTTTTTAAGTATCCGCGAATACCTAAAACCAAATGGAAAAATTGCTATCGATATTGGCGATTCAATTTTTGGTGGAGTTCATATTCCTACTGATCTGATTTTAATAGAAATTTTATTGACTTTAGAATATAAGCTTATTGATAGTGTAAAACTAAGAGAACGGCGTTCGCGTTCTGGAGAAACGATTAAACAGATCTTATTGATTTTTACAAATAATTCAAAACAAGACATAAAAAAGAAAGAAGATGTATATGTTCCAAAATGGGAAGAAAAATGGTCTTTTTTCAAGAATAATATTCCTTATCAAAAAATTCCATATTCAAAAAAAAATTGGGGTAATAAATTACATTCTCTGTGTTCTTATCAAGGAAAACTAAAACCATCAATTGCTCATTTTTTAGTTAATACTTTCGTCCCTGAAAACGGCTCTATACTTGACCCTTTCTCAGGAGTCGGCACAATTCCTTTTGAAGCAAGGTTAAATAATAAATATTCTTTTAGCTTTGACATAAGTTTACCAGCTTATTATATTTCAGCTGCTAAATTAGGTAAAATTGATAAAAATACTCTAAAAAATAAAATTATAAATTTAGACAACTATATAAAAAATAACTCTTTAAATAGCATTGAACTAGAAAAATATAACGATTTTGGATTTAATGGTAAAATTCCTCTATTTTATGAACCAAACACTTATAAAGAAATAATTTTAGCTAGAAAATATTTTCAAGAAAATTTGCCAAATGATACACATGATTTTTTTATAATTTCAGCAATATTACATATTCTTCATGGTAATAGACCTTATGCTTTAAGTCGCCGATCTCATCCAATAGTACCTTATTCACCTACAGGAGAATTTGTTTATAAAAATTTAATTGAACATCTAACTAATAAAATTGATAAAGATATAGAAGATTACCCAAAAAATGATTTTTTGGGACATGCATATTTACAGGATTCAACTAAATTTTGGCCAACAAATATAAATAATTTAGATGCCATAATAACCTCTCCACCTTTCTTTGATAGCACAAGATTTTATTTAGCTAATTGGATTCGCCTTTGGTTTTGTGGATGGGAAGTAAATGATTTTCAAACAAAACCACATTCTTTCATTGATGAACGGCAAAAATTTTCCTTTTCTGTGTATGAATCATTTTTTATGCAATCAAGAGAACGTTTATCTAAGCATGGAGTTTTAGTTCTTCATCTTGGAAAAAGTAAAAAATGTGATATGGCAGAATGTTTAATAAAAACAGCAAATAAATGGTTTTCTAAATATGACTTATTTACAGAAGATGTCTCCCATTGCCAAAATTTTGGAATAAAGGACATTGGCACAGTAGATAAACATCAATTTTTAATTTTAAGATAA
- a CDS encoding DUF721 domain-containing protein yields the protein MKLFKTSKEIVDNFSQKFNEMAEISSNLNNEQALSVFEGWEKVIGDKKLAAYCELYDIKNETAIIKTGHTGWSQQLLMRKKKILYNFKKFYPALDVKNISIVVESEFELKRNSDVSENLNQNLSIDIEEDNPKTTDEPDKPLPPELAKALKSLKKSILKKNK from the coding sequence ATGAAACTTTTTAAAACATCAAAAGAGATAGTAGATAATTTTTCTCAAAAGTTTAATGAAATGGCGGAAATTTCCTCGAATCTAAATAATGAGCAAGCCCTATCTGTCTTTGAAGGATGGGAAAAAGTCATAGGCGATAAAAAATTGGCAGCATATTGCGAGCTTTATGATATAAAAAATGAAACGGCAATCATAAAAACCGGACATACAGGCTGGAGTCAGCAGCTTTTAATGCGGAAGAAGAAGATTCTATATAATTTTAAAAAATTTTATCCGGCATTAGATGTAAAAAATATTTCGATTGTTGTTGAGTCCGAATTTGAACTAAAGAGAAATTCTGATGTATCTGAAAATCTTAATCAGAACTTATCTATAGATATTGAAGAAGATAATCCAAAAACAACTGACGAACCCGATAAACCCCTTCCGCCCGAATTAGCAAAAGCTTTAAAATCCTTAAAAAAATCCATATTAAAAAAAAATAAGTGA